A part of Paenibacillus sp. sptzw28 genomic DNA contains:
- the thyA gene encoding thymidylate synthase — MAAADEIYRDMVIDILEHGVWDKDQTVRTVWADGTPAYTKSVICKQVTYDNTEVPILTTKRIPWKSAIHEMLWFYVKRTSDCSYLDQNKVVIWKEWTNKSNNIGKAYGYQLGKPIMVNGRITNQVHHLIDQLITNPASRRHVISLWDVDELDQMELYPCVWNNQWLVKEGKLHLIVSVRSNDIGLGNPFNVFQYYVLQRMVSQVTGHQLGTLTFNINDAHVYERHIDHLKEQITRESYPAPELWINPDIRSFDDFTINDFKLINYQYHPSIKMEIAI; from the coding sequence GTGGCAGCAGCTGATGAAATTTACAGAGACATGGTTATTGATATTTTGGAGCACGGAGTATGGGATAAAGACCAAACGGTCAGGACCGTATGGGCTGACGGCACGCCGGCGTATACCAAAAGCGTGATTTGCAAGCAGGTGACTTACGATAATACGGAGGTTCCGATCTTAACGACAAAGCGAATCCCATGGAAGTCTGCGATACATGAAATGCTATGGTTTTATGTTAAGCGAACAAGCGATTGCTCATATCTTGATCAAAACAAGGTGGTCATATGGAAAGAATGGACGAACAAGAGCAATAATATCGGGAAAGCCTATGGTTATCAATTAGGCAAACCGATTATGGTCAACGGCAGAATCACCAACCAAGTCCATCACTTAATCGATCAACTGATAACCAATCCGGCATCCAGAAGGCATGTCATTTCTTTATGGGATGTTGACGAGCTGGACCAAATGGAATTATACCCGTGCGTTTGGAACAATCAGTGGTTGGTTAAAGAGGGAAAGCTTCATCTTATCGTCAGCGTCCGGTCTAACGACATCGGACTCGGAAATCCGTTTAATGTGTTTCAATATTATGTATTGCAGCGCATGGTTTCGCAGGTGACGGGCCATCAACTGGGGACATTAACTTTCAACATCAATGACGCGCATGTATACGAGCGCCACATAGACCACTTGAAGGAACAGATTACACGGGAATCGTACCCGGCTCCGGAATTATGGATAAACCCCGACATAAGGAGCTTCGACGACTTCACGATCAATGATTTCAAGCTCATCAATTATCAGTATCATCCTTCAATCAAGATGGAAATCGCAATTTAA
- a CDS encoding GerAB/ArcD/ProY family transporter, giving the protein MVEKAKISPGQLFSLIVLFDLGTAVLRVLAIKAGKDAWLAILLGSLGGLTIFLIYASLYRLYPKLPLTGYIREILGRWIGWPLGVLYVLFFIHGAARDLREGGELLVSSVLDQTPVIAVNAVMILSIVYVLNKGIEVLARTGQIFIAVLIILAVLTNFLLWASGIVEINRLLPVLGKGWGPVLTTTLTQTFEFPHEEVICFAMLLPYLNHQKRGIGAGFAAVLFSSIILSTSTAMNIAVLGTDIAGRATFPLLHTVSLINIGEIIQRLDVVVVLTLIIGDFFKVAIFFYAGVLAASDLFKIRDYRRLVYPVGIIILSIAMMLSGNFTEQIEEGDILLVTVFLFFGVVIPAFLLVVAGFRRRSGTSR; this is encoded by the coding sequence ATGGTGGAGAAAGCGAAAATCAGTCCGGGACAATTGTTTTCGTTAATCGTGCTGTTTGATCTGGGAACCGCAGTCCTGCGCGTTCTTGCAATCAAGGCGGGGAAGGACGCTTGGCTGGCGATTCTATTGGGATCGCTGGGCGGACTTACGATATTCCTGATTTATGCTTCCCTCTACCGGCTGTATCCGAAGCTTCCGCTGACCGGTTACATCAGAGAGATACTGGGAAGATGGATCGGATGGCCCTTGGGAGTACTCTACGTTTTATTTTTCATCCATGGAGCGGCAAGAGATTTGCGCGAGGGGGGCGAATTGCTCGTCAGCTCTGTACTTGATCAAACACCGGTAATTGCGGTCAATGCCGTTATGATCCTGTCGATCGTGTATGTCCTGAATAAAGGTATTGAAGTGTTGGCAAGGACGGGTCAGATTTTCATTGCTGTACTGATCATATTGGCAGTACTCACCAATTTCCTCTTGTGGGCTTCCGGAATCGTTGAAATTAACCGGCTGCTTCCGGTCTTGGGCAAAGGCTGGGGCCCCGTGCTTACAACAACATTGACACAGACATTCGAGTTCCCTCACGAAGAAGTGATTTGTTTCGCCATGCTGCTGCCCTATTTGAATCATCAAAAAAGAGGGATCGGGGCGGGGTTCGCCGCTGTATTGTTCAGCAGCATCATCCTGAGTACTTCCACTGCAATGAATATCGCGGTGCTCGGGACGGATATCGCAGGAAGGGCTACATTCCCTCTCCTGCACACGGTCAGCCTGATCAATATAGGCGAGATTATTCAGCGGCTTGACGTTGTAGTCGTTCTAACGTTGATTATCGGGGATTTCTTTAAAGTCGCGATCTTCTTTTATGCGGGTGTGCTGGCAGCTTCAGACCTGTTTAAAATCCGTGATTACCGGAGGCTTGTTTATCCGGTCGGAATCATCATCTTATCCATAGCCATGATGCTCTCAGGCAACTTTACGGAGCAAATCGAAGAAGGAGATATCTTGCTTGTTACCGTCTTTTTATTTTTCGGAGTGGTTATTCCTGCCTTCTTGTTGGTGGTGGCCGGCTTTCGAAGACGATCCGGGACCAGTCGATGA
- a CDS encoding Ger(x)C family spore germination protein, which produces MKLKTGLLALMALFSMFPLTGCWNYREMNELAFALAMGIDKTNRDNYLFSFQVVNAREIAGEKATGGIPVNVYSGRGKTLLEAIRKASQKVPRRINAQHMRVFVIGEKLAREGIEEVFDLIERDPEPRLTTRVFIAKNTEAVMILKNVTAVEAIPANAILGKIKISGRVLAESYEVEVDDVIRGLITKGGGPVISGIKLVGDPEAGKKNSNVEQTDVPSDLYTSGMALFKKGKLAGWVNGAQARGVSWINNRMKSSIINLDCDDDKDAIAIEILRSRSEIKAVIRGEKPLIRINIQEIASVGETMCPVDLSKSAEMRKLEQQLNKETMHDVMAAVKTAQKLKTDVLGFGEAVDRANPKAWQKMEKEWDRIFPECKVEVQVASTIRRTGMVSKSFLSKEKK; this is translated from the coding sequence ATGAAGCTTAAAACGGGTTTGCTTGCTCTAATGGCTCTCTTCAGCATGTTTCCTCTGACAGGGTGCTGGAATTACCGGGAAATGAATGAGCTGGCCTTCGCACTGGCCATGGGAATTGATAAAACCAACCGGGACAATTACCTCTTCTCGTTCCAGGTTGTTAACGCCAGAGAAATTGCAGGCGAGAAAGCGACCGGCGGAATACCGGTTAATGTTTATTCCGGCAGGGGGAAGACACTGCTCGAAGCGATCCGTAAAGCATCTCAAAAGGTACCGCGAAGAATTAATGCCCAGCATATGCGGGTATTTGTAATCGGGGAAAAATTGGCGCGAGAAGGGATCGAAGAGGTATTCGATTTGATCGAGCGGGATCCTGAACCGCGTTTGACGACAAGAGTATTCATTGCCAAAAACACCGAAGCCGTGATGATTCTGAAGAACGTTACGGCCGTTGAGGCCATTCCGGCCAATGCCATTCTAGGCAAAATAAAAATATCGGGAAGGGTATTGGCGGAAAGCTACGAAGTCGAGGTGGACGATGTCATTCGCGGGCTGATCACCAAAGGAGGAGGTCCCGTCATCAGCGGAATAAAGCTTGTCGGAGATCCGGAAGCCGGGAAGAAAAATTCCAACGTGGAACAGACCGATGTCCCGTCAGACCTGTATACAAGCGGCATGGCCTTATTTAAAAAGGGAAAATTGGCAGGATGGGTGAACGGCGCACAAGCCCGGGGAGTGTCCTGGATTAACAATCGAATGAAGAGCAGTATTATCAATCTCGACTGTGATGATGATAAGGATGCCATCGCGATTGAAATTCTCCGATCCCGCTCGGAAATCAAAGCGGTGATCCGCGGAGAAAAGCCGTTGATCCGGATAAATATTCAAGAGATCGCATCTGTGGGAGAAACCATGTGCCCGGTTGATCTCAGCAAATCGGCGGAAATGAGGAAGCTGGAACAGCAGCTGAACAAAGAAACCATGCATGATGTGATGGCGGCTGTCAAGACAGCCCAAAAGCTGAAGACCGATGTTCTCGGTTTCGGGGAAGCGGTTGATCGCGCCAATCCGAAGGCATGGCAAAAAATGGAGAAGGAATGGGACAGGATTTTTCCCGAGTGCAAGGTTGAGGTACAGGTCGCCTCGACAATCCGGCGTACGGGTATGGTATCGAAATCGTTTTTGTCCAAAGAAAAGAAGTAG
- a CDS encoding spore germination protein — translation MLFRWLFGSKKKEKKKEIVHEMGFQEKNPPLKSDIDYTLDRIKQELGNSPDVNIRTFKIGHDQQIRVAAIYMEGLADADKVNDFVARSLLSEARDEEAPNSNEPQHTFDVILSRALTVGAVKYQRDWNSMMYAILSGDIVVLVDGCPGTLIGNLRGGERRSVTEPGNEVNIRGPKDSFNESLGTNISLIRRRLKSPNLWVESMRIGNISQTEVSLMYLKGIAEDRLVEEMRRRLKDIRIDAVLDSGYIEELVQDQTFTPFPTVYNTERPDVVTGNLLEGRIAVFVDGTPNTLILPTTFSQFFKAAEDYYQRFEFAVFMRLIRYFSFFVVMLLPSVYIAVTAYHHEMIPTPLAINLLAQREGVPFPVFFEAILMEIAFELMREAGTRMPRAIGQAVSTVGAIVLGQAAVEAGIVTAMMVIIVSFTGIASFTLPGFTLSTSARLIRFPMMIAASTFGFYGVFLGIILLVAHLTSLRSFGIPYLSPFAPFGFKHQKDTLWRSPFKTPNTRPELPDAKRKN, via the coding sequence ATGTTATTCAGATGGTTGTTTGGCAGCAAAAAGAAAGAGAAGAAAAAAGAAATCGTCCACGAAATGGGCTTTCAGGAGAAAAACCCTCCGCTTAAGAGCGACATTGACTATACACTTGACCGCATCAAGCAGGAGCTCGGGAACAGCCCTGATGTGAATATCCGCACATTCAAGATAGGGCACGATCAACAAATACGTGTTGCGGCCATTTACATGGAGGGTCTGGCGGACGCGGACAAGGTAAATGATTTTGTCGCGCGTTCGTTATTGAGCGAGGCCCGGGATGAAGAGGCGCCTAATTCAAACGAGCCTCAGCATACCTTCGACGTCATCCTGAGCAGAGCACTAACCGTTGGCGCCGTAAAATATCAGCGCGACTGGAACAGTATGATGTATGCCATTCTATCGGGAGATATCGTCGTCCTGGTCGACGGCTGCCCAGGCACACTTATCGGAAATCTCCGGGGCGGCGAACGAAGAAGCGTAACCGAGCCCGGAAACGAGGTTAATATTCGTGGCCCCAAGGATAGCTTTAACGAATCGCTCGGGACCAATATTTCGCTGATCCGCCGCCGGCTGAAAAGCCCGAATCTGTGGGTGGAGTCCATGCGAATCGGGAATATATCGCAGACCGAAGTCTCCCTTATGTACCTCAAAGGAATTGCGGAAGATCGGCTTGTGGAGGAAATGAGACGGCGACTCAAGGATATTCGAATCGATGCCGTTCTCGACTCGGGTTACATTGAGGAATTGGTTCAGGATCAAACGTTCACACCGTTTCCCACTGTATACAATACGGAGCGGCCGGATGTAGTTACCGGCAATTTGCTGGAGGGACGTATCGCTGTATTTGTTGACGGAACTCCGAATACCCTTATTTTACCCACGACCTTTTCACAGTTTTTCAAAGCGGCTGAAGATTACTACCAGCGGTTTGAATTTGCCGTATTCATGCGACTGATCCGCTACTTCAGTTTTTTTGTAGTGATGCTTCTGCCATCGGTATACATCGCGGTGACCGCCTACCATCACGAGATGATTCCCACGCCGCTAGCCATCAATCTGCTGGCCCAACGCGAAGGCGTGCCTTTCCCGGTCTTTTTCGAGGCTATTCTTATGGAGATTGCATTTGAACTCATGAGGGAGGCAGGCACCCGCATGCCTCGAGCCATTGGACAAGCGGTCTCCACAGTCGGCGCTATCGTGCTGGGACAAGCGGCGGTGGAAGCTGGGATTGTAACGGCAATGATGGTCATCATTGTTTCATTCACGGGTATTGCGAGCTTTACATTGCCCGGGTTTACTTTATCCACTTCAGCGAGGTTAATCAGGTTTCCCATGATGATCGCGGCTTCCACCTTCGGTTTCTACGGGGTTTTCTTAGGCATCATTCTGCTTGTTGCTCACTTGACCAGCTTGCGTTCTTTCGGGATTCCGTATTTGTCTCCATTCGCTCCATTCGGATTCAAGCATCAGAAGGATACGTTATGGCGCTCGCCCTTTAAGACGCCGAATACACGGCCGGAATTACCGGACGCAAAGCGGAAGAACTGA
- a CDS encoding phosphotransferase, with protein sequence MDNEEMLLSIIDENLYLMKDRPNLFQHDDSHIANFIVKDGKLSRIIDFNRHDWGDPIHEFVKVGIFSAAVSVPFSVGQVKPEELDTMLMKIHKVMDDHDCFKLIVPKWYSEFQLGKKAPHL encoded by the coding sequence ATAGACAATGAGGAAATGCTGCTCTCTATTATTGATGAGAACTTATACCTAATGAAGGATAGGCCGAACCTTTTCCAACACGACGATTCCCATATCGCAAATTTTATTGTTAAGGATGGTAAGCTTTCACGCATCATTGATTTCAATAGGCATGACTGGGGAGATCCAATTCATGAATTTGTGAAGGTCGGAATTTTTAGCGCGGCAGTCAGTGTTCCTTTTTCAGTCGGGCAGGTGAAGCCGGAGGAACTGGACACGATGTTGATGAAGATCCACAAGGTAATGGATGACCACGATTGCTTCAAGCTAATCGTGCCAAAGTGGTACAGTGAGTTTCAACTGGGCAAAAAAGCCCCTCACCTTTGA
- a CDS encoding bifunctional UDP-sugar hydrolase/5'-nucleotidase encodes MKRKSKFLAAVAAAGLLVSALSPMVHAHGVQGEAIAPNLVGPAYEKANRPLAETTLTIIHDTHFHGNFGQPDSAENIANYFGLANRIKSEQPNSLFIGNGDDIATSVLSSNFNGQHMIDAFNAGKLDVDTYGNHDFDMGPDRLAELVTKSQFKWVSANVIDKRTNDVFAKEQGAARFIIKEVNGVKVGITGLINEEAPEITTMGDNAIVLDPVEAMKTIIPEMKAAGANIIIVSSHLSSPDARILAEKVDGIDLIVGDHAAFAYESPEKIHDTLLWFIGDEFEYLGEINLQIKNSKIADFNYHRYALKEEAAKEGFAPDAAVKAVMDKYIGQLKEQLSVVIGKTATELDVMKSTQRQGETAIGNYVADTIREYTGSDVALINGGGIRADRVFPVGPLTKQDIMDAMPFTNYVVKIEITGKQLYQALENSVSGLEEGAGRFAQISGIKYAFKAALPVQSRIIGVKVNGKPLDPAATYTLATVDFIANGGDGYEMFKGANFLLDSNNGPLLSSLVTETIQKQETIAPKLEGRIKSLPLAGAQVKEQLQTPA; translated from the coding sequence ATGAAAAGAAAAAGTAAGTTTCTTGCTGCTGTAGCGGCAGCAGGACTACTTGTGTCGGCTTTGTCTCCAATGGTGCACGCGCATGGCGTACAGGGGGAAGCTATTGCCCCGAATCTAGTAGGTCCGGCGTATGAGAAAGCGAACAGACCTTTAGCGGAAACTACGCTTACGATCATTCACGACACGCATTTTCACGGGAATTTCGGACAGCCGGACAGTGCGGAAAATATCGCAAACTACTTCGGGCTGGCGAACCGGATAAAATCCGAGCAGCCGAACTCCCTGTTTATCGGTAACGGCGACGATATCGCGACATCGGTGTTGTCCTCGAATTTTAACGGACAGCACATGATCGACGCATTCAATGCCGGCAAGCTTGACGTAGATACATACGGTAATCATGATTTCGATATGGGCCCTGACCGATTGGCTGAGCTGGTAACGAAGAGTCAATTCAAATGGGTGAGCGCCAACGTCATCGACAAGCGGACCAATGATGTCTTTGCGAAGGAACAAGGTGCCGCGCGGTTCATCATTAAAGAAGTTAACGGCGTGAAAGTGGGCATTACCGGGTTAATTAACGAAGAAGCCCCGGAAATCACGACAATGGGTGATAATGCCATCGTGCTTGATCCGGTGGAAGCGATGAAGACCATCATTCCGGAAATGAAAGCGGCTGGGGCGAATATTATCATTGTCTCCTCTCATCTTTCCAGCCCAGACGCTCGTATCCTTGCTGAGAAAGTTGACGGCATCGATCTTATCGTCGGCGATCACGCAGCGTTCGCATACGAAAGCCCTGAGAAAATTCACGATACGCTTCTGTGGTTTATCGGCGACGAGTTCGAATATCTGGGAGAAATTAATCTCCAAATCAAGAACTCAAAAATCGCAGATTTCAACTATCATCGCTATGCATTGAAAGAGGAGGCTGCAAAGGAAGGCTTTGCGCCTGATGCGGCCGTAAAGGCGGTCATGGACAAATATATCGGCCAATTGAAGGAGCAGCTGTCCGTCGTCATTGGCAAAACCGCGACCGAACTCGACGTCATGAAATCGACTCAGCGGCAAGGGGAAACCGCAATCGGCAACTACGTGGCCGATACGATCCGCGAGTATACCGGCTCGGACGTCGCTCTGATTAACGGCGGCGGCATCCGGGCAGACCGGGTCTTCCCGGTTGGGCCATTGACCAAACAGGACATTATGGACGCGATGCCGTTTACGAATTACGTCGTCAAGATTGAAATTACAGGCAAGCAGCTGTATCAAGCGTTGGAGAACAGCGTCAGCGGTTTGGAAGAAGGGGCGGGACGGTTTGCACAAATCAGCGGCATTAAATACGCGTTCAAGGCCGCTCTTCCGGTCCAATCCAGAATCATCGGCGTGAAAGTAAATGGTAAACCGCTCGATCCTGCCGCAACTTATACGCTTGCAACCGTAGACTTTATCGCGAATGGCGGAGACGGTTACGAAATGTTTAAAGGCGCCAACTTTTTGCTGGATTCAAACAATGGTCCGCTTCTTTCAAGCCTTGTAACGGAGACTATTCAAAAGCAGGAAACGATCGCTCCGAAGCTTGAAGGACGCATCAAATCTCTGCCGTTGGCTGGTGCCCAAGTAAAAGAACAATTACAAACACCTGCTTAA
- a CDS encoding NUDIX hydrolase: protein MSHKLIGAAAVILDSEGRVLLVKHSYGKNNWDLPGGKAEKDESAQETAKREVLEETGLEVTVGQLTGIYYDPGYDMHHFVFLSNNDHNQQPQPSSPEILECRYCSIDDLPKPISDFTYKRIQEALDKDRQHLFHVIGPRQWIE, encoded by the coding sequence TTGTCACATAAGCTAATTGGCGCAGCGGCAGTCATACTGGATTCTGAAGGACGCGTTCTGTTGGTAAAACACAGCTACGGAAAAAATAATTGGGATCTTCCCGGGGGGAAAGCAGAAAAGGATGAGTCAGCACAGGAAACTGCAAAGAGAGAGGTGTTGGAAGAAACAGGACTTGAAGTTACAGTAGGACAATTAACCGGCATATATTATGATCCAGGCTATGACATGCACCATTTTGTTTTCCTGTCGAATAACGACCATAATCAACAACCTCAGCCGAGTTCACCAGAAATATTGGAATGCAGATATTGCTCAATAGATGATCTCCCCAAACCGATTAGCGATTTTACTTATAAACGTATACAGGAAGCTTTAGACAAGGACAGGCAGCATCTATTCCACGTTATTGGTCCTAGACAGTGGATTGAATAA
- a CDS encoding ankyrin repeat domain-containing protein, giving the protein MGRVDMIFLLKDKPLAVAVVQAIRTGDVLELKRLLAENPELVHVRIIGSEQEYSSTGASRTLLHIATDWPGHFPNGAATVTALVEAGAEVNARFTGPHTETPLHWAASNDDIEVIDALLGSGADIEADGAVIAGGTPLDDAVAFGQWKAARRLVERGARLKLWHAAALGVMERVEEFFNGETPPSDSDITSAFWQACHGNQRQAAEYLLDRGAYLNWVGYDGLTPLDIAARNQAVDLVEWLTSQGAKSAADPQ; this is encoded by the coding sequence GTGGGGAGAGTTGACATGATCTTTCTATTAAAAGACAAACCGTTGGCTGTCGCCGTGGTCCAGGCCATCCGCACCGGCGATGTACTGGAGTTAAAGCGGCTGCTTGCCGAGAATCCGGAACTGGTCCATGTGAGAATAATTGGTAGTGAGCAAGAGTATAGCAGCACCGGGGCGTCGCGAACCTTGCTGCATATTGCGACCGACTGGCCTGGTCATTTCCCGAACGGTGCGGCGACAGTGACCGCATTGGTCGAGGCCGGAGCCGAGGTGAACGCCCGGTTTACCGGCCCGCATACCGAGACGCCGCTTCATTGGGCTGCGAGTAACGACGATATTGAAGTGATCGACGCACTGCTGGGCTCGGGCGCCGATATCGAGGCTGACGGTGCGGTAATTGCCGGAGGTACTCCTCTGGATGACGCGGTTGCGTTTGGACAATGGAAGGCAGCGCGCCGACTGGTTGAACGCGGAGCCCGACTCAAACTCTGGCACGCCGCAGCGCTCGGGGTTATGGAGCGTGTTGAAGAATTTTTTAATGGGGAAACGCCGCCTTCGGACAGCGATATTACCAGTGCTTTCTGGCAGGCATGCCACGGCAATCAGCGGCAGGCGGCAGAGTATCTTCTTGATCGTGGTGCCTATCTGAACTGGGTGGGCTATGACGGATTGACTCCCCTCGACATTGCAGCCCGAAATCAAGCGGTCGATCTGGTTGAATGGCTAACCAGCCAAGGCGCTAAATCCGCGGCAGATCCACAATAA
- a CDS encoding YafY family protein, with product MSKADNMLSILWMLRSGKRMTAQQLADQLEIHVRTVYRCIDSLCASGVPIIADSGPNGGYQILGRFTESPLLFDMEEQKALAHASTFALEAGYPFKDALNRAVDKLKRYTNEEQLDHIERHVGGLSVIHSPIEGKQQDMLRVLEEAAAQGRAVEMEYFKGNGGSPSKRVFDPYGIIYWKGSWYAVGFCSLRQQLRSFRIDRIVSLEPTERLFERPEAFSAKEFLMRNLLPDSLHAESLSEVRIEGPEQALDLLCQHWLFGHALVEREEGTAVFRLGIPSLQSYVPYFLLPYGKSLTILEPDFLVDRMAEVSAGIAAHYKSMKLSKSGRE from the coding sequence ATGTCCAAAGCAGACAACATGCTTTCGATCTTATGGATGCTAAGGTCAGGCAAACGAATGACGGCCCAGCAGCTTGCGGATCAACTGGAGATTCATGTTCGCACGGTTTACCGCTGCATAGACTCATTGTGTGCCAGCGGGGTTCCCATAATCGCCGATTCCGGGCCGAACGGCGGCTACCAGATACTGGGCCGTTTCACCGAATCTCCTCTGCTGTTTGATATGGAAGAGCAGAAAGCGCTCGCACACGCTTCAACGTTCGCGCTGGAGGCAGGCTATCCGTTCAAGGATGCGCTTAACCGGGCGGTTGACAAGCTCAAGCGCTATACGAATGAAGAGCAGCTCGATCACATTGAGCGCCATGTTGGCGGACTCTCCGTCATTCATTCACCGATAGAAGGGAAGCAGCAGGACATGCTCCGAGTTCTGGAGGAAGCTGCAGCCCAGGGCAGGGCAGTAGAGATGGAGTATTTCAAAGGTAATGGAGGTTCTCCCAGCAAACGCGTTTTCGACCCCTACGGCATCATTTACTGGAAGGGCAGCTGGTATGCGGTCGGCTTCTGCAGCCTCCGCCAGCAATTGCGCAGCTTCAGGATCGACCGCATTGTGAGTTTGGAACCGACCGAGCGCCTTTTCGAGCGGCCGGAAGCTTTCTCCGCCAAAGAGTTTCTGATGCGTAATTTGCTTCCCGACTCCCTTCATGCGGAATCCCTGTCAGAGGTAAGGATAGAAGGACCTGAGCAAGCGCTGGATCTCTTATGCCAGCATTGGTTGTTCGGCCACGCGCTTGTCGAACGAGAAGAAGGAACAGCCGTATTCAGGTTGGGCATTCCTTCCCTGCAGTCTTATGTTCCTTATTTTCTTCTTCCCTACGGCAAATCCCTTACCATACTTGAACCGGATTTTCTTGTCGATAGGATGGCGGAAGTAAGCGCTGGAATTGCAGCCCATTATAAATCGATGAAGTTATCAAAATCAGGCAGGGAATAG
- a CDS encoding DinB family protein: protein MITTINDFIQEFETESAITERVLDTLTDESLKQIVSDNQRTLGQIAWHLVNSINYLSYLGLSFDEPLASEDAPSSAAEIASEYRRLSQCMLRAIRSQWTDESLNQVVNFGGQDWHNGASLRYSLRHEIHHRGQMTVLMRQAGLRVPDVLGPTRDDWIEKGVKPYA from the coding sequence GTGATTACTACCATTAATGATTTTATTCAGGAATTCGAAACGGAGTCTGCGATTACAGAACGGGTGCTGGACACATTGACGGATGAATCGCTTAAACAAATCGTTTCGGACAATCAGCGTACGCTCGGCCAGATTGCATGGCATCTCGTAAACTCCATTAACTATTTATCATATCTGGGACTATCCTTCGACGAGCCCCTGGCATCGGAAGATGCACCTTCGTCGGCAGCGGAGATTGCAAGCGAATACCGCCGTCTCTCACAATGCATGCTGCGTGCCATAAGAAGCCAATGGACCGATGAGTCGCTTAATCAGGTTGTCAACTTCGGAGGTCAGGACTGGCATAACGGCGCTTCTCTGCGTTATTCATTACGGCATGAAATTCATCACCGCGGCCAAATGACCGTGCTGATGCGTCAAGCAGGTTTGCGCGTCCCCGATGTTCTCGGTCCTACGCGCGATGATTGGATCGAAAAGGGCGTCAAACCTTACGCATGA